Proteins encoded together in one Halalkaliarchaeum sp. AArc-CO window:
- the argS gene encoding arginine--tRNA ligase, with the protein MFRQFRSDVESTLEGALSELGYPTDDLGIEEPPADVDATLASSVAFRLAGEAGAPPPQVAAEVAAAAEPTGYVAAAASQGPYVNFTTTDEYLTDTLSDAQGVDYGALPDRDTSVVVEHTSANPTGPVHVGRARNPIVGDAVANVLASAGYDVDRHYYVNDAGRQMAVFTWAYETFDESDLEKPPARDRIEYDLVRYYRKGNHFLETADPEEVEAAEAEIAAILQGLEEGEEAVYERVEEVVDGVLGGMKECLARLPAVFDEFVKETRFMRDGSTDEVAARLKDTDHAVYEEEAWQLELDEWGIDKNLVFLRSDGTSLYTTRDLAHHEWKFDNYDRAVTVLGEDHKLQADQLDAALELLGNDVDQLDHVIYSYVNLPEGKMSTRRGTGVMLDDLLDESIDRAREEVQRRMDDRIRDDELTDDDIERIARQVGIGAVRYDIVAKQPTKAITFEWDRALDFEAQSAPYVQYVHARCCGIEEEAAGAGIELPDADAEVTPDLLDTPEERDLLAVIARFPACIEEAADELEPHLIATYTREFAETFNAFYRECPVVTADDEATARARLALVRAARHTIANALSILGVEAPKSM; encoded by the coding sequence ATGTTCAGACAGTTCCGGTCGGACGTGGAGTCGACCCTCGAAGGGGCACTCTCGGAGCTGGGATATCCGACCGACGATCTCGGAATCGAGGAGCCGCCGGCGGACGTCGACGCGACGCTCGCCTCGAGCGTCGCCTTCCGGCTGGCGGGGGAAGCCGGCGCGCCGCCGCCACAGGTGGCTGCGGAGGTCGCAGCGGCGGCCGAGCCGACGGGATACGTCGCGGCCGCCGCCAGCCAGGGGCCGTACGTGAACTTCACGACGACCGACGAGTACCTCACGGACACGCTGTCGGACGCCCAGGGGGTGGATTACGGCGCGCTCCCGGATCGGGACACGTCAGTCGTGGTCGAGCACACCAGCGCCAACCCGACGGGGCCGGTCCACGTCGGCCGGGCGCGGAACCCGATCGTCGGCGACGCCGTCGCCAACGTGCTCGCGTCCGCCGGCTACGACGTCGATCGCCACTACTACGTCAACGACGCCGGACGACAGATGGCCGTGTTCACGTGGGCCTACGAGACGTTCGACGAGAGTGATCTCGAGAAACCGCCGGCACGCGATCGGATCGAATACGATCTGGTGCGCTACTACCGGAAGGGGAACCACTTCCTCGAGACCGCCGATCCCGAGGAGGTCGAGGCCGCCGAAGCGGAGATCGCCGCGATCCTCCAGGGGCTCGAGGAGGGCGAGGAGGCGGTCTACGAGCGGGTCGAGGAAGTCGTCGATGGCGTACTCGGTGGGATGAAGGAGTGTCTCGCCCGGCTTCCCGCGGTGTTCGACGAGTTCGTCAAGGAGACGCGGTTCATGCGCGACGGGTCAACCGACGAGGTGGCCGCCCGGCTCAAGGACACCGACCACGCCGTCTACGAGGAGGAGGCCTGGCAGCTCGAACTCGACGAGTGGGGGATCGACAAGAACCTCGTGTTCCTCCGGTCGGACGGCACGTCGCTTTACACGACCCGCGACCTGGCCCACCACGAGTGGAAGTTCGACAACTACGACCGCGCCGTCACCGTCCTCGGAGAAGACCACAAGCTCCAGGCCGATCAACTGGACGCGGCGCTCGAGCTGCTCGGCAACGACGTCGACCAGCTCGATCACGTCATCTACTCGTACGTGAACCTCCCGGAGGGGAAGATGTCCACCCGCCGGGGCACCGGCGTGATGCTGGACGACCTGCTCGACGAGTCGATCGATCGTGCACGCGAGGAGGTACAGCGCCGGATGGACGACCGGATCCGGGACGACGAGTTGACCGACGACGACATAGAGCGGATCGCCCGGCAGGTCGGGATCGGCGCGGTCCGGTACGACATCGTCGCAAAGCAGCCGACGAAGGCGATCACCTTCGAATGGGACCGCGCGCTGGACTTCGAGGCGCAGTCGGCGCCGTACGTCCAGTACGTCCACGCCCGGTGTTGCGGGATCGAGGAGGAAGCAGCAGGAGCGGGAATCGAACTCCCCGACGCCGACGCCGAGGTGACGCCGGACCTGCTTGACACTCCCGAAGAGCGGGACCTGCTCGCCGTGATCGCCCGGTTCCCCGCCTGCATCGAGGAGGCTGCAGACGAACTGGAGCCGCATCTGATCGCCACCTACACCCGGGAGTTCGCCGAGACGTTCAACGCGTTCTACCGGGAGTGCCCCGTGGTGACCGCAGACGACGAGGCGACCGCCAGGGCACGTCTCGCGCTCGTTCGCGCCGCCCGACACACGATCGCGAACGCGCTGTCGATACTCGGCGTGGAAGCGCCGAAATCGATGTGA
- the hjc gene encoding Holliday junction resolvase Hjc gives MSANRKGDRRERELVNALDEAGFAVMRAPASGSATDRELPDVLAGNGEEFYAIEAKSSAGDPIYLTGEEVEALVYFARNFGAKPRIGVRFDREDWYFFHPGDLYTTDAGSYRVKKETALAEGTDFAEFVGESKRTTLDDL, from the coding sequence ATGTCCGCAAACCGGAAGGGAGATAGACGGGAGCGCGAACTCGTCAACGCGCTCGACGAGGCGGGATTCGCCGTAATGCGCGCGCCGGCGAGCGGCAGCGCGACCGACCGGGAACTCCCGGACGTGCTCGCCGGCAACGGCGAGGAATTCTACGCCATCGAGGCGAAGTCCAGCGCCGGCGATCCGATCTATCTCACCGGGGAGGAGGTCGAGGCGCTGGTGTACTTCGCGCGGAACTTCGGCGCCAAACCCCGGATCGGCGTCCGGTTCGACCGCGAAGACTGGTACTTCTTCCATCCAGGGGATCTCTACACCACCGACGCCGGAAGCTATCGGGTCAAAAAGGAAACCGCACTCGCGGAAGGAACTGACTTCGCGGAGTTCGTCGGCGAGTCGAAGCGGACGACCCTCGACGACCTGTGA
- a CDS encoding gamma-glutamyltransferase family protein produces MAEPDLDRFTSRRSTAYGRRGAVATSQPLAAEAGIRTLREGGNAFDAAVATAAALNVVEPTSTGLGGDVFALYRTADGEVGAMRACGGAPAGATIERVKAALAEAEPAADTDYPWAPETDDPDDVEMPMHGPHTVTVPGTARGWEATARELGTKPLSELLEPAIEYAIEGYPVSEVIADSWSHADALFRTDNAREAYLVDDRAPETGEVVTLPKLGRSMQKIAEEGADVVYEGEIGEAIAREVQSRGGFLTVEDLAGFEVEWPEPVSTTYNGAEVYELPPNNQGLIALEALNVAAELGAGDHPLDSPERVHYFAEAMKRAFHDGHRYITDPDYEDHPPLGSQSWAKKRADTVGEEASDDVTFGVPEANAEDADTVLLTVADEAGNVVSYINSRFAGFGSGLVAGDTGIALQNRGASFSLDPDHPNRLEPGKRPFHTLIPAVARLGPDDWLGFGVMGGYMQPQGHVQVLSNLVDYDLPLQAALDRPRWRYRESGELAVEPHFDSDVAAKLVRRGHDVRLLQPLLFGGAQAVRNDDGVLSAATEPRKDGNAQVF; encoded by the coding sequence ATGGCAGAACCCGATCTCGACCGGTTTACCTCGAGGCGTTCGACCGCCTACGGACGACGCGGCGCCGTCGCGACCAGCCAGCCGCTGGCTGCGGAGGCGGGCATTCGGACTCTCCGGGAGGGGGGCAACGCGTTCGACGCCGCCGTCGCGACCGCGGCGGCGCTCAACGTCGTCGAACCGACCTCGACCGGCCTCGGCGGCGACGTGTTCGCGCTGTACCGAACCGCCGACGGCGAGGTGGGCGCAATGCGCGCCTGTGGCGGTGCCCCAGCGGGCGCGACGATCGAGCGCGTCAAAGCGGCGCTGGCCGAGGCGGAGCCCGCGGCCGACACCGACTACCCGTGGGCGCCCGAAACCGACGATCCCGACGACGTCGAGATGCCGATGCACGGCCCCCACACGGTGACGGTCCCCGGGACCGCCAGAGGGTGGGAGGCGACGGCCCGGGAACTGGGGACGAAACCGCTCTCGGAGCTGCTCGAACCGGCGATCGAGTACGCGATCGAGGGGTATCCGGTCTCGGAGGTGATCGCCGACTCCTGGAGCCACGCCGACGCGCTCTTCCGGACGGACAACGCCAGGGAGGCGTACCTGGTCGACGACAGAGCACCCGAGACGGGCGAGGTAGTGACGCTCCCGAAACTCGGGCGATCGATGCAAAAAATCGCCGAGGAGGGCGCAGACGTCGTCTACGAGGGCGAAATCGGCGAGGCGATCGCACGGGAGGTGCAGTCGCGTGGGGGGTTCCTGACCGTCGAGGACCTCGCGGGCTTCGAAGTGGAGTGGCCCGAGCCGGTCTCGACGACGTACAACGGCGCCGAGGTGTACGAACTGCCGCCGAACAACCAGGGACTGATCGCGCTGGAGGCGCTCAACGTCGCCGCCGAGCTGGGTGCCGGCGACCACCCGCTCGACTCGCCGGAGCGGGTTCACTACTTCGCGGAGGCGATGAAGCGCGCGTTCCACGACGGCCACCGGTACATCACTGATCCCGACTACGAGGACCACCCGCCGCTGGGGTCGCAGTCGTGGGCGAAAAAGCGGGCCGACACGGTGGGCGAGGAGGCGAGCGACGACGTCACTTTCGGCGTGCCCGAAGCGAACGCCGAGGACGCCGACACCGTGCTGCTCACCGTCGCCGACGAGGCGGGCAACGTCGTCTCGTACATCAACTCCCGCTTTGCGGGGTTCGGCTCCGGGCTCGTGGCCGGCGACACCGGCATCGCCTTACAGAACCGCGGTGCGTCGTTCTCGCTCGATCCCGACCACCCGAACCGGCTGGAGCCGGGGAAACGCCCGTTCCACACCCTGATTCCGGCGGTCGCGCGGCTGGGGCCGGACGACTGGCTCGGCTTCGGCGTGATGGGCGGGTACATGCAGCCACAGGGGCACGTCCAGGTGCTGTCGAACCTCGTCGACTACGACCTGCCGCTGCAGGCGGCGCTGGACCGACCGCGGTGGCGCTACCGGGAGTCGGGTGAGCTCGCGGTCGAACCGCACTTCGACTCGGACGTGGCGGCAAAGCTCGTCCGGCGGGGCCACGACGTCCGGCTCCTCCAGCCGCTGCTGTTCGGCGGGGCACAGGCGGTCCGAAACGACGACGGGGTGTTGTCTGCGGCGACCGAGCCGCGAAAGGACGGCAACGCGCAGGTGTTTTGA
- the fer gene encoding ferredoxin Fer — translation MPTVEYLNYEVLDDQGWSMDDDDLFEKAADAGLGEEDYGSLEVNQGEYVLEAAEAQGYDWPFSCRAGACANCAAIAVEGDLEMDMQQILSDEEVEEKNVRLTCIGSPTTDEVKIVYNAKHLDYLQNRVI, via the coding sequence ATGCCTACCGTTGAATACCTGAACTACGAAGTGCTGGACGACCAGGGCTGGTCGATGGACGACGACGATCTGTTCGAGAAAGCCGCCGACGCCGGGCTCGGCGAAGAGGACTACGGCAGCCTCGAAGTCAACCAGGGCGAGTACGTCCTCGAGGCCGCCGAGGCGCAGGGGTATGACTGGCCGTTCTCCTGCCGCGCCGGCGCGTGTGCGAACTGCGCGGCGATCGCGGTGGAAGGCGACCTCGAGATGGACATGCAGCAGATCCTCTCCGACGAGGAAGTCGAAGAGAAGAACGTCCGGCTCACCTGCATCGGTAGCCCGACGACAGACGAAGTCAAGATCGTCTACAACGCAAAGCACCTCGATTACCTCCAGAACCGCGTCATTTAA
- a CDS encoding molybdenum cofactor guanylyltransferase, which translates to MKSAVIVAGGRSTRFGSQDKAVAELAGTPMIRRVADRIADVVEAVVVNCRTEQVPAIREAMAGYPRRVTFAVDPEPDRGPMAGIMTGLRGIESIAGPDAPAFVVACDMPFVDPGFVEYLFDRVDGYDAAVPRLDDQWFQTTHAVYRAAPMAEACQVALDRGDRKIIEPLFDLNYVVVEEEHALEYTTRAAFENLNTREEFRRAEERVLEREGR; encoded by the coding sequence ATGAAGTCGGCGGTCATCGTCGCCGGGGGGAGATCGACCCGATTCGGCAGCCAGGACAAGGCCGTCGCCGAACTTGCCGGGACGCCGATGATCCGCCGCGTCGCCGACCGGATCGCCGACGTCGTGGAGGCGGTCGTGGTGAACTGCCGAACGGAGCAGGTCCCGGCGATCCGCGAGGCGATGGCGGGGTATCCCCGCCGCGTCACGTTCGCCGTCGATCCCGAACCCGACCGGGGGCCGATGGCCGGCATCATGACCGGGCTCCGCGGGATCGAGTCGATCGCGGGGCCGGACGCACCGGCGTTCGTCGTCGCCTGCGACATGCCGTTCGTCGATCCCGGCTTCGTCGAGTACCTGTTCGATCGCGTCGACGGCTACGACGCGGCCGTCCCTCGACTCGACGACCAGTGGTTCCAGACGACACACGCCGTCTATCGCGCCGCACCGATGGCCGAGGCCTGCCAGGTCGCGCTCGACCGGGGCGACCGGAAGATCATCGAACCCCTGTTCGATCTGAACTACGTCGTCGTCGAGGAGGAGCACGCGCTGGAGTACACGACGAGGGCCGCCTTCGAGAACCTCAACACCCGCGAGGAGTTCCGCCGGGCCGAAGAACGGGTTCTCGAGCGGGAGGGTCGCTAA
- a CDS encoding PINc/VapC family ATPase encodes MNVVPDTSAVVDGRVSERIEDGSYAGWTVVVPEAVVGELEAQANEGLDTGWEGLAELQRLVDLVEDGEIEVEYVGERPGPDTHGVAGEGEIDALIRDVAADHDAVLLTSDYVQAEVGRAKGLQVEYVEPVVRQVDDLPIREYFDEETLSVHLKTGTRPKAKRGRIGELTYQRIAEEETTEAQMREWADTIEALARASPDGFIELAEPGMTIVQYQDFRIAVARPPFSDGIEITAVRPIVKTELDDYSHAEPLKRRLLERQRGVLISGSPGAGKSTFAQAVAEFLDANDYAVKTMEKPRDLDVGPDITQYGALGGEMAKTADSLLLVRPDYTIYDEVRKTDDFEVFADMRLAGVGMVGVVHATRAIDALQRLVGRVELGMIPQVVDTVVFIEDGQVDTVYDVQTTVKVPEGLTAEDLARPVIQVTDFETGRPEYEIYTFNRQVVTVPLSDDDGEDTGVSRIAKQEIEREIRSVARGHVQVELKGQNDAVVYVEEDDISYVIGKGGGRISDIEERLGIDIDVRTHDERPGGANAADRSGTELTDPNATVVQPEITSRHVVIRVDEFVGETVEVRAGGDYLFTATVGRGGDIQVSRGSAIAEELEDAIDRRREITVVPV; translated from the coding sequence ATGAACGTTGTTCCGGACACGAGCGCGGTCGTCGACGGCCGCGTGTCCGAGCGGATCGAGGACGGAAGCTACGCCGGATGGACGGTCGTCGTCCCGGAAGCGGTGGTGGGCGAACTCGAGGCGCAGGCCAACGAGGGGCTCGACACCGGCTGGGAGGGCCTCGCCGAACTCCAGCGGCTCGTCGACCTCGTCGAGGACGGAGAGATCGAAGTGGAGTACGTCGGTGAACGTCCCGGTCCCGACACCCACGGCGTCGCCGGCGAGGGGGAGATCGACGCCCTCATCAGGGACGTCGCCGCCGACCACGACGCGGTGTTGCTCACCAGCGACTACGTCCAGGCCGAGGTGGGCCGCGCGAAGGGCCTGCAGGTCGAGTACGTCGAACCGGTCGTCCGCCAGGTCGACGACCTCCCGATCCGGGAGTACTTCGACGAGGAGACGCTGTCGGTTCACCTGAAGACGGGAACCCGACCGAAGGCGAAACGTGGACGGATCGGCGAGCTGACCTACCAGCGGATCGCCGAGGAGGAAACCACCGAAGCGCAGATGCGCGAGTGGGCCGACACGATCGAGGCGCTCGCGCGCGCTAGCCCCGACGGGTTCATCGAGCTGGCCGAGCCGGGGATGACGATCGTCCAGTACCAAGACTTCCGGATCGCGGTCGCACGACCGCCGTTTTCCGACGGGATCGAGATCACCGCCGTGCGACCGATCGTCAAGACCGAGCTCGACGACTACAGCCACGCGGAGCCGCTGAAGCGCCGGCTGCTGGAACGCCAGCGGGGCGTGCTCATCTCGGGGTCGCCGGGCGCCGGGAAGTCGACGTTCGCCCAGGCGGTCGCGGAGTTCCTCGACGCGAACGACTACGCGGTCAAGACGATGGAAAAGCCCCGCGACCTCGACGTCGGCCCCGACATCACCCAGTACGGCGCGCTGGGGGGCGAGATGGCCAAGACCGCCGACTCGCTGCTTCTGGTCCGGCCGGACTACACGATCTACGACGAGGTCCGCAAGACCGACGACTTCGAGGTGTTCGCCGACATGCGCCTGGCGGGGGTCGGGATGGTCGGCGTCGTCCACGCCACCCGGGCGATCGACGCGCTCCAGCGGCTCGTCGGGCGGGTCGAGCTGGGCATGATCCCGCAGGTCGTCGACACGGTCGTGTTCATCGAGGACGGACAGGTGGACACCGTCTACGACGTCCAGACGACGGTGAAAGTGCCCGAGGGACTCACTGCCGAAGACCTCGCCCGGCCGGTGATCCAGGTGACCGACTTCGAGACCGGCCGCCCCGAGTACGAGATCTACACGTTCAACCGGCAGGTCGTGACGGTGCCGCTTTCCGACGACGACGGGGAGGACACCGGCGTGAGCCGGATCGCGAAACAGGAGATCGAACGGGAGATCCGGTCGGTCGCGCGCGGCCACGTCCAGGTCGAGCTGAAGGGGCAAAACGACGCCGTCGTCTACGTCGAGGAGGACGACATCTCCTACGTGATCGGGAAGGGCGGCGGCCGGATCAGCGACATCGAAGAACGGCTCGGGATCGACATCGACGTGCGGACCCACGACGAGCGACCGGGCGGCGCGAACGCCGCCGACCGTTCCGGCACGGAACTCACAGATCCCAACGCGACCGTCGTGCAGCCGGAGATCACCTCCCGACATGTGGTCATCAGGGTCGACGAGTTCGTCGGCGAGACGGTTGAGGTACGCGCCGGCGGCGACTACCTGTTCACGGCGACGGTGGGGCGGGGAGGCGATATCCAGGTCTCCCGTGGGTCCGCGATCGCAGAAGAGCTCGAGGACGCGATCGACAGGCGGCGGGAGATCACCGTCGTTCCGGTCTGA
- a CDS encoding ATPase domain-containing protein translates to MRVSSGIDGFDRLVDGGLPAGRLCVVTGPPGSGKTTFGAQFVTEGVANGETCLYISMHETREGIKEDMSGFSFGFERAIETERLKFLDAFSSNGSRFFGNPGANGRQNDAVNRLTSFINSQGIDRVVIDSAMLLGFLFDDDEATTIQVLSALKRTDATSLLVAENTEPDAYATEQFLAHGVVFLHNYLEDGEMQRGIQVLKMRGTDIDTDIHELSFESDGIRIGERRKIPQGSQQ, encoded by the coding sequence ATGAGGGTGTCAAGCGGCATCGACGGCTTCGACCGGCTCGTCGATGGGGGGTTGCCTGCGGGGCGGCTGTGCGTCGTCACGGGACCGCCCGGCAGCGGCAAGACGACGTTCGGCGCGCAGTTCGTCACCGAGGGGGTCGCGAACGGCGAAACCTGTCTGTACATCAGTATGCACGAGACCCGCGAGGGGATCAAGGAAGACATGTCCGGGTTCTCCTTCGGGTTCGAGCGCGCGATCGAGACGGAGCGGCTCAAGTTCCTCGACGCCTTCTCCTCGAACGGGAGCCGGTTTTTCGGCAACCCCGGCGCGAACGGCCGGCAGAACGACGCCGTAAACCGACTCACCTCGTTTATCAACTCCCAGGGGATCGACCGGGTCGTCATCGATTCGGCGATGCTTTTGGGGTTCCTGTTCGACGACGACGAGGCGACGACCATTCAGGTGCTGTCGGCGCTCAAGCGGACCGACGCCACCTCGCTTCTGGTCGCGGAAAACACCGAACCGGACGCGTACGCGACCGAGCAGTTCCTTGCCCACGGCGTCGTCTTCCTGCACAACTACCTCGAGGACGGGGAGATGCAGCGGGGGATCCAGGTGCTGAAGATGCGGGGAACCGACATCGACACCGACATCCACGAGCTCTCGTTCGAAAGCGACGGCATCCGGATCGGCGAGCGGCGGAAGATACCACAGGGAAGCCAACAGTGA
- a CDS encoding alanine--glyoxylate aminotransferase family protein gives MARNSEIDELVPPDRTLLGPGPSDAHPRVLKAMATPFVGYLDDYYVEVMNDVQELLRMLFRTDNECTFAVSGTGSAAMETAFANLVEPGETVLVPSNGYFGDRMGQIAERAGGEVVTVDAPWGEPLDPDDVAAAFDRHDPTVFGFVHGETSTGARQTAIPELTQIAHDHDAYVIADTVASLGGVEFRTDEWDVDVVYSGSQKCLSAPPGSSPITFNDRAVEKVESREEPVRSWYLDLEGVWEYWGEERNYHHTGPTATTYALREALRMVDEEGLDDRWARHRRVAGALKAGVEAMGLPLNVDDDHWLPTLNPVQVPDGVDDGRVIDRLMDEHGIEIVGGLGALSGDIFRVGCMGNSARPENVTHFVAAFGSILEAEGADVDPDAGAVATARALEE, from the coding sequence ATGGCGCGCAACTCGGAGATCGACGAGCTGGTACCGCCGGATCGGACGCTACTGGGCCCCGGGCCGAGCGACGCCCACCCACGGGTGTTGAAGGCGATGGCCACCCCGTTCGTCGGCTACCTCGACGACTACTACGTCGAGGTGATGAACGACGTCCAGGAACTGCTCCGGATGCTGTTTCGGACCGACAACGAGTGTACGTTCGCGGTCAGCGGCACCGGCTCGGCGGCCATGGAGACGGCGTTCGCGAACCTCGTCGAACCGGGTGAGACCGTTCTCGTGCCGTCGAACGGCTACTTCGGCGACCGCATGGGCCAGATCGCCGAGCGCGCGGGGGGCGAGGTGGTCACCGTCGACGCGCCCTGGGGCGAACCGCTCGATCCGGACGACGTGGCCGCGGCGTTCGACCGCCACGACCCGACGGTGTTCGGGTTCGTGCACGGCGAGACGAGCACCGGAGCGCGACAGACGGCGATCCCCGAACTCACGCAGATCGCCCACGACCACGACGCGTACGTGATCGCGGACACGGTCGCGTCGCTGGGCGGGGTCGAGTTCCGGACCGACGAGTGGGACGTCGACGTGGTGTATTCGGGGTCCCAGAAGTGTCTCTCGGCGCCGCCGGGATCGAGCCCGATCACGTTCAACGACCGTGCAGTCGAGAAGGTCGAGTCGCGGGAGGAGCCCGTGCGGTCGTGGTATCTCGACCTGGAAGGCGTCTGGGAGTACTGGGGCGAGGAACGGAACTACCACCACACCGGACCGACGGCGACGACGTACGCGCTCCGCGAGGCGCTCCGGATGGTCGACGAGGAGGGGCTCGATGACCGCTGGGCGCGTCACCGGCGTGTCGCCGGCGCGCTCAAGGCCGGCGTCGAGGCGATGGGACTGCCCCTGAACGTGGACGACGACCACTGGCTGCCGACGCTCAACCCCGTACAGGTGCCCGACGGCGTCGACGACGGCCGGGTGATCGATCGCCTGATGGACGAACACGGGATCGAAATCGTCGGGGGGCTCGGCGCGCTGTCGGGCGATATCTTCCGCGTGGGATGTATGGGCAACTCCGCACGACCGGAGAACGTCACCCACTTCGTTGCCGCGTTCGGGTCGATTCTCGAAGCCGAGGGGGCCGACGTCGATCCCGACGCCGGCGCCGTCGCGACGGCCCGCGCGCTCGAGGAGTGA
- a CDS encoding tautomerase family protein → MPHLQFDVDFSIDDPAAEQFTADVAELYADTMDASTEYTAVSLRRIDTIYLGRATGERRVILQADVRAGREVETKREFALAVIETVAERFDVPRSNQKVVFTEHDGSQMMGHDRVGDDWSE, encoded by the coding sequence ATGCCACACTTACAGTTCGACGTGGACTTCTCGATCGACGACCCGGCAGCCGAACAGTTCACCGCGGACGTCGCGGAGTTGTACGCCGATACGATGGACGCCTCGACCGAGTACACCGCGGTGAGTCTCCGGAGGATCGACACCATCTACCTCGGGCGGGCGACCGGCGAGCGTCGGGTGATTCTACAGGCCGACGTGCGGGCAGGCAGGGAGGTCGAGACGAAACGCGAGTTCGCCCTGGCGGTCATCGAGACGGTCGCCGAGCGGTTCGACGTCCCCCGGTCGAACCAGAAAGTCGTCTTCACCGAACACGACGGGTCACAGATGATGGGTCACGACCGGGTGGGGGACGACTGGTCGGAGTAG
- a CDS encoding o-succinylbenzoate synthase, with translation MRIRPFSVPLDSPLSTARGEISRRRGFLVGTDADGDTTDGEPVVHGIGEATPLSGWTEPYDRCREELESAVDTCGNETGNVETPGTPAARHGIALARLDRDARRADVSLAEELSGRYGTGAAAADTVPVNATVGDGSPAESAERCREAVEAGFGCLKIKVGKRALAADLDRLRAVRDAVGEAVTLRADANGAWDRKTADLALDELGALGVDYVEQPLPADDLEGHARLRGRGVDVALDESLATGGNGDTRAIDRVRTAVEVGAADVVVLKPMALGGPDRTLEAASTAKEAGVEPVITTTIDAVVARTAAVHVAAAIPEIPPCGLATGGMLADDLAPDPAPVDGGRIRVPHGPGIAGGAFDGLCDDTNGG, from the coding sequence ATGCGAATTCGTCCCTTTTCAGTGCCGCTCGACTCGCCGCTTTCGACCGCGCGTGGGGAGATCTCACGGCGGCGAGGGTTTCTCGTGGGGACCGACGCCGACGGCGACACGACGGACGGGGAGCCGGTGGTCCACGGAATAGGGGAGGCGACACCGCTCTCGGGATGGACCGAGCCGTACGACCGCTGTCGCGAGGAACTCGAGTCGGCCGTCGACACGTGCGGGAACGAGACGGGCAACGTCGAAACTCCCGGGACGCCGGCGGCCCGCCACGGCATCGCGCTGGCGCGGCTCGACCGGGACGCCCGGAGGGCAGACGTGTCCCTCGCCGAAGAGCTCTCGGGCCGCTACGGAACCGGCGCCGCTGCGGCCGACACGGTTCCAGTCAACGCTACCGTCGGCGACGGATCGCCGGCGGAGTCGGCCGAACGCTGCCGCGAGGCTGTCGAGGCCGGCTTCGGCTGCCTCAAGATAAAGGTCGGAAAACGGGCGCTCGCGGCGGATCTCGACCGGCTGCGTGCCGTCCGGGACGCTGTCGGGGAGGCAGTGACGCTCCGGGCAGACGCCAACGGCGCATGGGATCGGAAAACCGCCGATCTGGCGCTCGACGAACTCGGCGCGCTCGGCGTCGACTACGTCGAACAGCCGCTTCCAGCCGACGATCTCGAGGGACACGCTCGACTCCGCGGTCGGGGGGTCGACGTCGCACTCGACGAGTCGCTTGCGACCGGGGGAAACGGCGATACGCGAGCCATCGACCGGGTCCGGACCGCAGTCGAGGTGGGGGCGGCCGACGTCGTCGTGTTGAAGCCGATGGCGCTCGGTGGGCCGGATCGGACACTCGAGGCAGCGTCGACGGCCAAAGAGGCCGGCGTCGAGCCCGTGATCACGACCACGATCGACGCCGTCGTCGCCCGGACTGCCGCCGTCCACGTCGCCGCGGCGATTCCCGAAATCCCCCCATGTGGGCTCGCGACCGGAGGGATGCTCGCGGACGATCTCGCGCCTGATCCCGCGCCCGTCGACGGCGGGCGGATCCGGGTGCCACACGGGCCGGGGATCGCAGGCGGGGCGTTCGACGGGCTCTGCGACGACACGAACGGCGGGTAG